Proteins encoded in a region of the Tautonia rosea genome:
- a CDS encoding serine/threonine-protein kinase, producing the protein MRERDWDRVQGLFDRAVALPPSLRPAFLDEACAEEPSLRAEVESLLSYAPSTSDGGPSDGLLRSPLVRSPVPPDPLFGGPTTGLATSHHVGPASPGKYRIVRQVAEGGMGTVFEAEQDSPRRTVALKVIRPGHTSPSLARRFAFEARILGRLQHPDIAQVYEAGLLDDGRPFFAMEFIRGLPLDEYARGLALRDRLALAARICDAVHHAHENGVVHRDLKPANILVDEAGRPKVLDFGIARVTNAELLTATGLTRTGQILGTPRYMSPEQLAGDPDTVDRRADVYALGVILFELAANRPPFPLTGCPLVEATRMILEQEPTPLGSIRPELRGDVETIVGRALEKDPSRRYTTAAELAADLRRWLADEPILARPPSTLYLAAKFARRNRALVGGGIATGIALLLGLIGTVLFALAESRQRSLAEQHAQAADAERREALYQAYRARIAAAAAALQNDDVLDATRQLDAAPAALRGWEWRHLHGRLDDSSSTIPIPLPGAGYLLDGPERLGVAVMTADGLRVSDLDGGGQRTLPIRVEGSRPDVVVATRLGLRSVVWTGSSTFELQDESGRVLLHVGMPEVDGPRPVLVSPDGTRLATSWASEGRTILAVIDATTGERTATCDGHPGGVRRLAFSPDGDRLASVGDDRTACLWDADTGRLVAVCQGHEAKLLNAAFSPDGSRLATTSSDGTVRQWDSETGREVESRYDRHSGEVLAVAYSPDGRWVASAGTDRTIRVWRATGRQDVATLRGHTGAVVGLAFDPLGRRLASLSSNSHLRYLGDDTVRIWDVDPQVPLPSLRGHTETVFSVSYSPDGRLIASGGGDGTARLWDADTGEPLATLPHPGAVWSLAFGPDGRWLATTSSADNLLRIWDVATGSLRREIATPGGNLHYVVVSPDGTQAVATSLGDSNSSNRMHLCDVASETYLSSVDGWGMAYSPDGRRLAAMAADDRTVLLLDATSLETIARFPGHDDWIYKIAFSPDGRLLASCSADRTVRLWQVDGSGSQVLRGHSDEVQSLAFHPDGSRIASGGEDRTVWLWDLPRGEAVARLQGHTSFVWSLAFSPDGVTLASSSGDATIRLWDTNPRKTRRQSMQHDSKE; encoded by the coding sequence ATGAGGGAGCGCGACTGGGATCGGGTGCAGGGGCTGTTCGACCGGGCGGTCGCCCTGCCGCCCTCCCTGCGCCCTGCCTTCCTGGACGAGGCCTGCGCGGAGGAGCCCAGCCTGCGGGCCGAGGTCGAGAGCCTGTTGTCGTATGCCCCGAGCACCTCCGATGGCGGGCCGAGCGACGGCCTGCTGCGGAGCCCCCTTGTCCGATCACCGGTTCCGCCGGACCCGTTGTTCGGGGGACCGACCACCGGCCTCGCCACCTCCCACCACGTCGGACCGGCGTCCCCCGGGAAGTACCGGATCGTGAGGCAGGTCGCCGAGGGGGGCATGGGCACCGTTTTCGAGGCGGAGCAGGACAGCCCCCGGCGGACGGTGGCGCTGAAAGTCATCCGCCCCGGTCACACCTCGCCATCGCTGGCTCGCCGCTTCGCCTTCGAGGCGCGGATCCTGGGACGCCTCCAGCACCCGGACATCGCCCAGGTGTACGAGGCCGGCCTGCTGGACGACGGTCGTCCCTTCTTCGCGATGGAGTTCATCCGCGGCCTTCCCCTGGATGAGTACGCTCGGGGGCTCGCCCTGCGAGATCGGCTCGCGCTGGCGGCCCGGATCTGCGACGCCGTCCACCACGCCCATGAAAACGGGGTGGTCCACCGCGATTTGAAGCCGGCGAACATCCTCGTCGACGAGGCCGGCCGCCCGAAGGTGCTCGACTTCGGCATCGCTCGCGTCACGAACGCCGAGCTGCTGACCGCCACCGGCCTGACCCGGACCGGCCAGATCCTCGGCACTCCCCGCTACATGAGCCCCGAGCAACTCGCAGGCGACCCCGACACCGTCGATCGCCGGGCCGACGTCTACGCCCTGGGGGTGATTCTGTTCGAGCTGGCGGCCAACCGACCACCGTTCCCACTCACGGGGTGTCCCCTAGTCGAGGCTACCCGAATGATCCTCGAACAGGAGCCGACGCCCCTCGGCTCGATCCGGCCGGAACTCCGTGGCGACGTGGAGACAATCGTCGGCCGAGCCCTCGAGAAGGATCCTTCGCGACGCTACACGACCGCCGCCGAGCTGGCCGCGGACCTCCGCCGCTGGCTGGCCGACGAGCCGATTCTGGCCCGGCCTCCCTCGACGCTCTACCTCGCAGCGAAGTTCGCGAGGCGGAATCGGGCACTCGTGGGGGGGGGGATCGCCACCGGGATCGCCCTGCTCTTGGGGCTCATCGGAACGGTCCTGTTCGCCCTCGCCGAGAGCCGGCAGCGCAGCCTGGCCGAGCAGCACGCACAAGCAGCCGACGCCGAGCGTCGTGAGGCCCTCTACCAGGCCTACCGCGCTCGCATCGCGGCCGCGGCCGCGGCACTGCAGAACGACGACGTGCTCGACGCGACCCGTCAGCTCGATGCAGCCCCGGCCGCCCTGCGCGGCTGGGAATGGCGGCACCTCCACGGCCGGCTTGACGACAGCTCCTCGACGATCCCGATACCCTTGCCCGGTGCGGGCTACCTGCTCGACGGCCCGGAGCGGCTGGGGGTTGCGGTCATGACCGCTGACGGTCTCCGCGTCTCCGACCTCGATGGGGGAGGGCAACGGACCCTGCCGATCCGGGTCGAAGGGAGCCGGCCGGACGTCGTCGTCGCCACCCGCCTTGGGCTCCGGTCCGTGGTGTGGACCGGGAGCTCGACCTTCGAGCTGCAGGATGAGTCCGGCCGGGTCCTACTCCACGTGGGGATGCCGGAAGTCGACGGGCCCCGCCCCGTCCTTGTGAGCCCCGATGGCACGCGACTCGCGACGTCATGGGCCAGCGAAGGGAGGACGATCCTCGCCGTGATCGACGCGACGACCGGCGAGCGGACGGCGACCTGCGACGGCCACCCCGGCGGGGTACGTCGCCTGGCCTTCAGCCCGGACGGCGATCGCCTCGCCTCGGTCGGCGACGACCGGACTGCCTGCCTGTGGGACGCCGACACCGGCCGCCTGGTCGCCGTCTGCCAGGGGCACGAGGCCAAGCTCCTCAACGCGGCATTCAGCCCCGACGGCTCTCGCCTGGCGACGACCTCATCGGACGGCACGGTACGCCAGTGGGACTCCGAGACGGGCCGCGAGGTCGAGTCCCGTTACGACCGCCATTCCGGCGAGGTTCTCGCCGTCGCCTACAGCCCCGACGGCCGGTGGGTCGCCTCTGCGGGGACCGATCGGACCATCCGCGTCTGGCGAGCGACCGGCCGTCAGGACGTGGCCACCCTGCGGGGTCACACGGGGGCCGTCGTCGGGCTAGCGTTCGACCCGCTCGGACGCCGGCTGGCCTCGCTCAGCAGCAACTCCCACCTCCGATACCTCGGTGACGACACGGTCCGGATCTGGGACGTGGATCCCCAGGTCCCACTGCCGTCGCTTCGGGGCCACACGGAAACCGTCTTCTCCGTCTCCTACAGCCCGGACGGCCGCCTCATCGCCTCGGGGGGCGGTGACGGGACGGCCCGCCTGTGGGACGCCGACACCGGCGAGCCACTCGCGACCCTTCCCCATCCTGGGGCCGTGTGGAGCCTGGCCTTCGGCCCCGATGGCCGATGGCTGGCCACCACCAGCAGCGCCGACAACCTGCTCCGGATCTGGGACGTGGCAACCGGCAGCCTCCGCCGGGAGATCGCTACTCCCGGCGGGAACCTCCACTACGTGGTTGTCAGCCCCGACGGGACCCAGGCGGTCGCCACCTCGCTCGGCGACTCGAACTCGAGCAACCGGATGCACCTCTGCGACGTCGCCTCCGAGACCTACCTTTCCTCGGTCGATGGCTGGGGGATGGCCTACAGCCCGGACGGCCGTCGGCTCGCCGCTATGGCTGCCGATGACAGGACCGTACTCCTTCTGGACGCAACATCGCTCGAGACCATCGCCCGATTCCCTGGCCATGACGATTGGATCTACAAGATCGCCTTTAGCCCCGACGGCCGCCTGCTGGCCTCGTGCAGCGCCGATCGCACCGTCCGCCTCTGGCAGGTCGACGGCTCGGGCTCCCAGGTCCTCCGCGGGCACTCCGACGAGGTCCAATCGCTGGCCTTTCACCCCGACGGCTCTCGGATCGCCTCCGGGGGCGAGGACCGGACAGTCTGGCTGTGGGATCTGCCCCGGGGCGAGGCGGTGGCCCGGCTGCAAGGACACACGAGTTTCGTCTGGTCGCTGGCTTTCAGCCCCGACGGCGTGACGCTGGCGTCCTCCTCCGGTGACGCGACGATCCGCCTGTGGGATACGAATCCACGAAAAACACGCCGTCAATCGATGCAACATGATTCGAAGGAATAG
- a CDS encoding ECF-type sigma factor: protein MFEGGDDQPSPTMQSAAELLPAVYAELRRLAGSLSGRLAPGQTLQPTALVHEAYLRLVGNRDPGWNGRRHFFGAAARAMRDILVEQARRKGARKRGGNARRVELAEGLAIIEPPADDLLAVDEAIQRLRAEKPHLAEIAMLRFFAGLSVEETAAVLGVSESTLAREWRFARAWLARHLGEASGQDHATR, encoded by the coding sequence ATGTTCGAAGGGGGGGACGACCAACCTTCACCGACGATGCAGTCGGCGGCGGAGTTGCTTCCGGCGGTGTATGCCGAGCTTCGCCGGCTCGCCGGCTCGCTGTCGGGCCGGCTGGCGCCCGGTCAGACCCTCCAGCCGACCGCACTGGTCCACGAGGCGTACCTTCGGCTCGTCGGCAATCGCGATCCGGGTTGGAATGGCCGTCGGCACTTCTTCGGCGCGGCGGCGAGGGCGATGCGGGACATCCTTGTCGAGCAGGCTCGTCGCAAGGGGGCGCGTAAGCGTGGTGGCAACGCCCGGCGGGTGGAGCTGGCCGAGGGCCTGGCGATCATCGAACCGCCGGCCGACGACCTGTTGGCGGTCGACGAGGCGATCCAGAGACTCCGAGCGGAGAAGCCCCACCTGGCCGAGATTGCGATGCTCCGTTTCTTCGCCGGGCTGAGCGTCGAGGAGACGGCCGCGGTCCTCGGCGTCTCGGAGAGCACCTTGGCCCGGGAGTGGCGGTTCGCTCGGGCCTGGCTCGCCCGGCACCTCGGGGAGGCCTCGGGCCAGGATCATGCGACTCGATGA